Proteins encoded by one window of Microcebus murinus isolate Inina chromosome 2, M.murinus_Inina_mat1.0, whole genome shotgun sequence:
- the CELF3 gene encoding CUGBP Elav-like family member 3 isoform X1 encodes MKEPDAIKLFVGQIPRHLEEKDLKPIFEQFGRIFELTVIKDKYTGLHKGCAFLTYCARDSALKAQSALHEQKTLPGMNRPIQVKPADSESRGEDRKLFVGMLGKQQTDEDVRKMFEPFGTIDECTVLRGPDGTSKGCAFVKFQTHAEAQAAINTLHSSRTLPGASSSLVVKFADTEKERGLRRMQQVATQLGMFSPIALQFGAYSAYTQALMQQQAALVAAHSAYLSPMATMAAVQMQHMAAINANGLIATPITPSSGTSTPPAIAATPVSAIPAALGVNGYSPVPTQPTGQPAPDALYPNGVHPYPAQSPAAPVDPLQQAYAGMQHYTAAYPAAYSLVAPAFPQPPALVAQQPPPPPQQQQQQQQQQQQQQREGPDGCNIFIYHLPQEFTDSEILQMFVPFGHVISAKVFVDRATNQSKCFGFVSFDNPASAQAAIQAMNGFQIGMKRLKVQLKRPKDANRPY; translated from the exons ATGAAGGAGCCGGATGCCATCAAGCTGTTTGTGGGGCAGATCCCGAGGCATCTGGAGGAAAAGGACCTGAAGCCCATCTTCGAACAGTTTGGTCGGATCTTTGAGCTGACTGTCATCAAGGACAAGTACACCGGGCTGCACAAGG gATGTGCCTTCCTGACATACTGTGCCCGCGATTCAGCCCTGAAGGCCCAGAGTGCCCTGCACGAACAGAAGACGCTTCCAGGG ATGAACAGGCCGATCCAGGTCAAGCCAGCCGACAGCGAGAGCCGAGGAG AagaccggaagctctttgtgggGATGCTAGGGAAGCAGCAGACAGATGAGGACGTCCGGAAGATGTTCGAGCCTTTCGGGACCATAGATGAGTGCACTGTGCTCCGGGGACCAGACGGCACCAGCAAAG GCTGTGCCTTCGTGAAGTTCCAGACACACGCGGAGGCCCAGGCAGCCATCAACACCCTTCACAGCAGCAGGACCCTGCCG GGTGCCTCGTCCAGCCTGGTGGTGAAGTTTGCTGACACGGAGAAGGAGCGAGGTCTCCGCCGGATGCAGCAAGTGGCCACCCAGCTGGGCATGTTCAGCCCCATCGCCCTCCAGTTCGGAGCCTACAGCGCCTACACCCAGGCC ctgaTGCAGCAGCAGGCAGCCCTGGTAGCGGCTCACAGTGCCTACCTCAGCCCCATGGCCACCATGGCTGCCGTGCAGATGCAGCACATGGCCGCCATCAATGCCAATGGCCTCATCGCCACCCCCATCACCCCATCCTCAG GAACCAGCACCCCTCCTGCCATCGCTGCCACGCCTGTCTCTGCCATCCCTGCTGCCCTGGGCGTCAACGGCTACAGCCCGGTGCCCACCCAGCCCACTGGGCAGCCTGCCCCTGATGCTCTGTATCCCAACGGGGTGCATCCCTACCCAG CCCAGAGCCCCGCAGCCCCTGTGGACCCCCTGCAGCAGGCCTACGCGGGGATGCAGCACTATACAG CAGCCTACCCCGCAGCCTACAGCCTGGTTGCGCCTGCGTTCCCGCAGCCTCCAGCCCTGGTTGCCCAGCAGCCTCCGCCGCcccctcagcagcagcagcagcagcaacagcagcagcagcagcagcaaagagAAG GCCCTGACGGCTGCAACATCTTCATCTACCACCTACCCCAGGAGTTCACTGACTCAGAGATCCTTCAGATGTTTGTCCCCTTTGGCCACGTCATCTCAGCCAAAGTCTTTGTTGACCGGGCCACCAATCAGAGCAAATGTTTTG
- the CELF3 gene encoding CUGBP Elav-like family member 3 isoform X2 has product MKEPDAIKLFVGQIPRHLEEKDLKPIFEQFGRIFELTVIKDKYTGLHKGCAFLTYCARDSALKAQSALHEQKTLPGMNRPIQVKPADSESRGEDRKLFVGMLGKQQTDEDVRKMFEPFGTIDECTVLRGPDGTSKGCAFVKFQTHAEAQAAINTLHSSRTLPGASSSLVVKFADTEKERGLRRMQQVATQLGMFSPIALQFGAYSAYTQALMQQQAALVAAHSAYLSPMATMAAVQMQHMAAINANGLIATPITPSSGTSTPPAIAATPVSAIPAALGVNGYSPVPTQPTGQPAPDALYPNGVHPYPAQSPAAPVDPLQQAYAGMQHYTAYPAAYSLVAPAFPQPPALVAQQPPPPPQQQQQQQQQQQQQQREGPDGCNIFIYHLPQEFTDSEILQMFVPFGHVISAKVFVDRATNQSKCFGFVSFDNPASAQAAIQAMNGFQIGMKRLKVQLKRPKDANRPY; this is encoded by the exons ATGAAGGAGCCGGATGCCATCAAGCTGTTTGTGGGGCAGATCCCGAGGCATCTGGAGGAAAAGGACCTGAAGCCCATCTTCGAACAGTTTGGTCGGATCTTTGAGCTGACTGTCATCAAGGACAAGTACACCGGGCTGCACAAGG gATGTGCCTTCCTGACATACTGTGCCCGCGATTCAGCCCTGAAGGCCCAGAGTGCCCTGCACGAACAGAAGACGCTTCCAGGG ATGAACAGGCCGATCCAGGTCAAGCCAGCCGACAGCGAGAGCCGAGGAG AagaccggaagctctttgtgggGATGCTAGGGAAGCAGCAGACAGATGAGGACGTCCGGAAGATGTTCGAGCCTTTCGGGACCATAGATGAGTGCACTGTGCTCCGGGGACCAGACGGCACCAGCAAAG GCTGTGCCTTCGTGAAGTTCCAGACACACGCGGAGGCCCAGGCAGCCATCAACACCCTTCACAGCAGCAGGACCCTGCCG GGTGCCTCGTCCAGCCTGGTGGTGAAGTTTGCTGACACGGAGAAGGAGCGAGGTCTCCGCCGGATGCAGCAAGTGGCCACCCAGCTGGGCATGTTCAGCCCCATCGCCCTCCAGTTCGGAGCCTACAGCGCCTACACCCAGGCC ctgaTGCAGCAGCAGGCAGCCCTGGTAGCGGCTCACAGTGCCTACCTCAGCCCCATGGCCACCATGGCTGCCGTGCAGATGCAGCACATGGCCGCCATCAATGCCAATGGCCTCATCGCCACCCCCATCACCCCATCCTCAG GAACCAGCACCCCTCCTGCCATCGCTGCCACGCCTGTCTCTGCCATCCCTGCTGCCCTGGGCGTCAACGGCTACAGCCCGGTGCCCACCCAGCCCACTGGGCAGCCTGCCCCTGATGCTCTGTATCCCAACGGGGTGCATCCCTACCCAG CCCAGAGCCCCGCAGCCCCTGTGGACCCCCTGCAGCAGGCCTACGCGGGGATGCAGCACTATACAG CCTACCCCGCAGCCTACAGCCTGGTTGCGCCTGCGTTCCCGCAGCCTCCAGCCCTGGTTGCCCAGCAGCCTCCGCCGCcccctcagcagcagcagcagcagcaacagcagcagcagcagcagcaaagagAAG GCCCTGACGGCTGCAACATCTTCATCTACCACCTACCCCAGGAGTTCACTGACTCAGAGATCCTTCAGATGTTTGTCCCCTTTGGCCACGTCATCTCAGCCAAAGTCTTTGTTGACCGGGCCACCAATCAGAGCAAATGTTTTG
- the CELF3 gene encoding CUGBP Elav-like family member 3 isoform X3 produces MKEPDAIKLFVGQIPRHLEEKDLKPIFEQFGRIFELTVIKDKYTGLHKGCAFLTYCARDSALKAQSALHEQKTLPGMNRPIQVKPADSESRGDRKLFVGMLGKQQTDEDVRKMFEPFGTIDECTVLRGPDGTSKGCAFVKFQTHAEAQAAINTLHSSRTLPGASSSLVVKFADTEKERGLRRMQQVATQLGMFSPIALQFGAYSAYTQALMQQQAALVAAHSAYLSPMATMAAVQMQHMAAINANGLIATPITPSSGTSTPPAIAATPVSAIPAALGVNGYSPVPTQPTGQPAPDALYPNGVHPYPAQSPAAPVDPLQQAYAGMQHYTAAYPAAYSLVAPAFPQPPALVAQQPPPPPQQQQQQQQQQQQQQREGPDGCNIFIYHLPQEFTDSEILQMFVPFGHVISAKVFVDRATNQSKCFGFVSFDNPASAQAAIQAMNGFQIGMKRLKVQLKRPKDANRPY; encoded by the exons ATGAAGGAGCCGGATGCCATCAAGCTGTTTGTGGGGCAGATCCCGAGGCATCTGGAGGAAAAGGACCTGAAGCCCATCTTCGAACAGTTTGGTCGGATCTTTGAGCTGACTGTCATCAAGGACAAGTACACCGGGCTGCACAAGG gATGTGCCTTCCTGACATACTGTGCCCGCGATTCAGCCCTGAAGGCCCAGAGTGCCCTGCACGAACAGAAGACGCTTCCAGGG ATGAACAGGCCGATCCAGGTCAAGCCAGCCGACAGCGAGAGCCGAGGAG accggaagctctttgtgggGATGCTAGGGAAGCAGCAGACAGATGAGGACGTCCGGAAGATGTTCGAGCCTTTCGGGACCATAGATGAGTGCACTGTGCTCCGGGGACCAGACGGCACCAGCAAAG GCTGTGCCTTCGTGAAGTTCCAGACACACGCGGAGGCCCAGGCAGCCATCAACACCCTTCACAGCAGCAGGACCCTGCCG GGTGCCTCGTCCAGCCTGGTGGTGAAGTTTGCTGACACGGAGAAGGAGCGAGGTCTCCGCCGGATGCAGCAAGTGGCCACCCAGCTGGGCATGTTCAGCCCCATCGCCCTCCAGTTCGGAGCCTACAGCGCCTACACCCAGGCC ctgaTGCAGCAGCAGGCAGCCCTGGTAGCGGCTCACAGTGCCTACCTCAGCCCCATGGCCACCATGGCTGCCGTGCAGATGCAGCACATGGCCGCCATCAATGCCAATGGCCTCATCGCCACCCCCATCACCCCATCCTCAG GAACCAGCACCCCTCCTGCCATCGCTGCCACGCCTGTCTCTGCCATCCCTGCTGCCCTGGGCGTCAACGGCTACAGCCCGGTGCCCACCCAGCCCACTGGGCAGCCTGCCCCTGATGCTCTGTATCCCAACGGGGTGCATCCCTACCCAG CCCAGAGCCCCGCAGCCCCTGTGGACCCCCTGCAGCAGGCCTACGCGGGGATGCAGCACTATACAG CAGCCTACCCCGCAGCCTACAGCCTGGTTGCGCCTGCGTTCCCGCAGCCTCCAGCCCTGGTTGCCCAGCAGCCTCCGCCGCcccctcagcagcagcagcagcagcaacagcagcagcagcagcagcaaagagAAG GCCCTGACGGCTGCAACATCTTCATCTACCACCTACCCCAGGAGTTCACTGACTCAGAGATCCTTCAGATGTTTGTCCCCTTTGGCCACGTCATCTCAGCCAAAGTCTTTGTTGACCGGGCCACCAATCAGAGCAAATGTTTTG